A single Ignavibacteriales bacterium DNA region contains:
- a CDS encoding HlyC/CorC family transporter, producing MPESDLVILFAVAALITLFEAAVITFDKEQYEEQEDSPELKIKKITRLQENPTELFAFTEYWRLLLLLSATVLTIVDFIRAGYSDGPFTWLQVLHAFGLLILFLTGWQLLVLMLPKGFGKRYSGPVSLVLITPMYLLIRATNAPLKILLDFANLLLKPFKTSTTLSQGKASEEEIRSLLNESVKTGEIDKTEHEIIQNVFELNDVSANEVMIPRTEMIAVELTDDEAEIFNFIVKTGHSLLPVYKDSTDNIMGILHIKDLMRNFIEKGKYEIRSLIRPAYFVPETKRVSEILKEMQMRGERIAIVTDEWGGTEGVITLEDILSEIVGKITGDTPPQPVEFSQLPDGKYNILGSMHIETFNETFNHDLPESDEYNTVAGFISYKTGKILGLNERYTYELLTFELVKKLRQKMVQFNVWSAENDLREKLPDEENQQ from the coding sequence ATGCCCGAGAGTGACCTGGTGATCTTGTTCGCCGTGGCAGCTTTAATAACTTTATTTGAAGCCGCGGTTATCACCTTTGACAAAGAACAATATGAAGAGCAGGAGGATTCTCCCGAGCTCAAAATAAAAAAAATTACCCGCCTTCAGGAAAATCCGACAGAACTGTTTGCATTTACAGAGTATTGGCGTCTGCTGCTGCTGCTTTCCGCAACGGTGCTTACTATAGTTGATTTTATCAGAGCGGGCTATTCTGACGGTCCGTTTACCTGGCTGCAGGTGCTTCACGCATTCGGGCTGCTTATTCTCTTTTTAACCGGGTGGCAATTACTGGTACTGATGCTGCCAAAAGGGTTTGGGAAAAGATATTCCGGTCCGGTTAGTCTGGTTCTCATTACCCCGATGTATCTGCTTATCCGCGCAACTAATGCACCGCTCAAAATATTGCTGGATTTTGCCAACCTTCTGCTTAAACCGTTTAAAACCTCAACCACACTTTCACAGGGGAAAGCATCAGAGGAGGAAATACGCTCGCTGCTGAATGAAAGCGTAAAAACCGGCGAGATTGATAAAACCGAGCACGAGATTATTCAGAATGTGTTTGAACTGAATGATGTGAGCGCGAATGAGGTGATGATACCCCGCACTGAAATGATTGCGGTGGAACTGACCGATGATGAGGCGGAGATTTTTAACTTTATTGTTAAGACCGGGCATAGTCTTTTGCCTGTATATAAAGACTCAACCGATAACATCATGGGCATACTGCACATCAAAGACCTGATGCGCAACTTTATTGAGAAGGGGAAATATGAGATACGCTCGCTTATACGCCCGGCGTATTTTGTGCCGGAAACAAAGCGGGTCTCTGAGATACTTAAAGAAATGCAGATGCGCGGAGAGCGTATTGCAATTGTCACCGATGAGTGGGGCGGCACTGAAGGAGTGATAACGCTTGAGGATATATTAAGCGAAATAGTCGGTAAAATTACCGGTGATACACCTCCTCAGCCGGTTGAGTTCTCGCAATTGCCCGACGGCAAGTATAACATCCTCGGCTCAATGCACATTGAAACCTTTAATGAAACATTTAACCATGACCTGCCGGAGTCTGATGAGTATAATACGGTGGCGGGATTTATTTCTTATAAGACCGGCAAAATACTCGGGCTTAACGAGCGATATACATACGAATTGTTGACATTTGAACTGGTAAAAAAGCTGCGGCAGAAGATGGTGCAGTTTAACGTCTGGTCTGCTGAGAATGACCTGCGGGAAAAATTACCGGACGAAGAGAACCAGCAGTAA
- a CDS encoding glutamate--tRNA ligase, producing the protein MISEKPRVRFAPSPTGYLHVGGLRTALYNYLYAKKNGGTFVLRIEDTDRNRYVEGAVENLIETLNWCGLTYDEGPVTGGDCGPYIQSERLDIYKREVERLIESGKAYHCFCTAERLTQLREEQQKQNQQTKYDKHCLSLTREERETKISKGEQFVIRLNVEPGAKVAFDDIVRGHVEFDRETIDDQVLLKSDGYPTYHLANVIDDHFMKITHVIRGEEWLSSTPKHVLLYDAFGWERPVFAHLPLLLNPDKSKLSKRQGDVAVEDYKKKGFLKEALVNFVALLGWNAGDDRELFSLKEMEELFTLERVNKSGAVFNLEKLNWMNFEHLRMKSDAEILAMIREELAKSEFSSGVYSDEYLVNIIHAMKERVNFAAEFVSKCPYFYAAPREYEQQSIDKNWKPETPEQLKALSENFAKLENPDTHAFEQALADTAAALNAGKGKLIHPLRLAVSGVSSGPGMFDLLYILGRDEVIRRIDTAVQKIKK; encoded by the coding sequence TTGATAAGTGAAAAACCACGCGTCCGTTTTGCCCCAAGCCCCACAGGATATCTTCATGTGGGAGGGCTGCGCACCGCACTCTATAATTATCTTTACGCAAAGAAAAACGGCGGAACCTTTGTGCTTCGCATTGAAGACACTGATCGCAACCGCTATGTTGAAGGCGCGGTCGAAAACCTGATTGAAACCCTTAACTGGTGCGGACTGACCTACGATGAGGGTCCGGTAACCGGGGGTGACTGCGGGCCTTATATACAGTCTGAACGCCTGGATATATACAAAAGAGAGGTTGAAAGGCTGATTGAAAGCGGCAAAGCATATCACTGTTTCTGCACGGCGGAGCGTTTAACACAGCTTCGTGAAGAACAGCAGAAACAGAATCAGCAGACCAAATATGACAAACACTGCCTTTCACTGACCAGAGAAGAACGCGAAACAAAGATATCAAAAGGAGAGCAGTTTGTCATCCGCCTGAATGTTGAACCGGGTGCTAAAGTAGCGTTTGATGATATTGTCCGCGGTCATGTTGAGTTTGACCGCGAAACCATTGATGATCAGGTGCTGCTTAAAAGTGACGGCTACCCGACCTATCATCTTGCAAATGTGATTGATGATCATTTTATGAAAATCACCCATGTTATCCGGGGCGAGGAGTGGCTTTCGTCAACTCCCAAGCATGTTCTTCTGTACGATGCATTCGGCTGGGAGCGTCCGGTATTTGCGCATCTGCCGCTGCTGCTGAATCCGGATAAATCAAAACTCAGCAAACGCCAGGGGGATGTAGCGGTTGAAGACTATAAGAAAAAAGGATTCCTTAAAGAAGCATTGGTCAACTTTGTTGCATTGCTTGGCTGGAATGCAGGGGATGACCGGGAGCTTTTCTCCCTGAAAGAAATGGAAGAACTTTTTACTCTTGAGCGGGTGAATAAGTCAGGCGCGGTATTTAATCTCGAAAAGCTCAACTGGATGAACTTTGAGCATCTGCGTATGAAATCTGATGCTGAAATACTCGCCATGATCAGAGAAGAACTGGCAAAGAGTGAATTCAGCAGCGGAGTATATAGTGATGAGTATCTTGTGAATATAATCCATGCCATGAAAGAGCGGGTAAACTTTGCCGCGGAATTTGTGAGCAAATGCCCTTACTTTTACGCTGCACCCAGAGAATATGAACAGCAATCCATTGACAAAAACTGGAAGCCGGAAACACCTGAGCAGTTAAAGGCACTTTCTGAAAATTTTGCAAAACTGGAAAACCCTGATACTCATGCGTTTGAACAGGCGCTGGCAGATACCGCAGCAGCGCTGAATGCCGGCAAAGGAAAATTGATACACCCGCTACGGCTCGCTGTTTCCGGAGTCAGCAGCGGTCCTGGAATGTTTGACCTGTTATATATATTGGGCAGGGATGAAGTTATCCGCCGGATTGATACCGCGGTACAAAAAATAAAAAAATAA
- a CDS encoding saccharopine dehydrogenase NADP-binding domain-containing protein, whose amino-acid sequence MKRILILGAGKSSVYLISYLLGIAKERDYFITVCDRDEKMAQDAVNHHSQGQAIGMDINDSATRISLIGSSDIVINMLTRPYQFQVALDCLNAGISMISASYEDPKVKTLHRDAVQKNIIILNEMGLDPGIDHMLAMSLLSDLKAKGAVIKSFRSYGSGLPEAKIDTNPFDYAITWNPRNVLLAGEDGAIYKEDGKIKILPFHRIFDRTWGVSVNGLGYFEAYPNRDSLSYGSLLGINESHTVIRGTLRYPGWSEAWKQIIQLGMTNELILIPDLPEMTYRQFTAMFLPASTNDANVEQEAANYLGISPTGNIMSKLHWLGLFSREKIGGKAVTAAQAMIQLIMKKFTLPEGMTDMVILLIEVEAEYPAENNRKEKITRLMIDYGSGASATAISRTVGLPVAVAADLILQNKVQLIGVQIPTHPAIYERVLPALVENGIKYTDENYEV is encoded by the coding sequence ATGAAACGCATTCTTATTCTCGGAGCCGGAAAAAGTTCTGTATATCTCATAAGTTATCTGCTCGGTATTGCAAAGGAGCGGGACTATTTCATCACCGTCTGCGACAGAGATGAGAAGATGGCACAGGATGCGGTTAATCATCATTCACAGGGACAGGCAATCGGTATGGACATCAATGACAGCGCCACCAGAATCAGTCTGATCGGCTCGTCAGATATTGTTATCAATATGCTGACCCGCCCCTATCAGTTTCAGGTTGCGCTTGACTGTCTGAATGCCGGTATATCCATGATCTCAGCTTCTTACGAAGATCCGAAGGTAAAAACGCTCCACCGGGATGCAGTACAGAAAAACATTATCATCCTCAATGAAATGGGGCTTGACCCCGGCATTGACCACATGCTGGCAATGTCTCTGCTGAGTGATCTGAAAGCAAAGGGTGCAGTAATAAAAAGCTTCCGCTCATACGGCAGCGGCCTCCCCGAAGCAAAGATAGACACTAATCCCTTTGACTACGCAATCACCTGGAACCCGCGTAATGTTCTGCTCGCGGGGGAAGACGGCGCTATATATAAAGAAGACGGCAAAATCAAAATCCTCCCCTTCCACCGAATCTTTGACCGGACATGGGGAGTCTCCGTCAATGGGCTTGGGTACTTTGAAGCATATCCGAACCGCGACTCCCTCTCATACGGCTCACTGCTGGGCATCAATGAAAGCCACACCGTGATAAGAGGAACGCTCCGCTACCCCGGCTGGAGCGAAGCCTGGAAGCAGATTATTCAGCTTGGTATGACCAATGAACTTATTCTGATTCCTGATTTACCCGAAATGACTTACCGGCAATTCACGGCAATGTTTCTGCCTGCTTCAACAAACGATGCAAATGTGGAACAGGAAGCTGCCAACTATCTCGGCATAAGTCCCACCGGCAACATTATGTCCAAACTGCACTGGCTCGGTTTATTCTCGAGGGAAAAGATTGGCGGTAAAGCAGTGACTGCCGCGCAGGCAATGATTCAGCTTATTATGAAGAAATTCACTCTGCCTGAAGGGATGACTGATATGGTTATTCTGCTGATTGAAGTTGAGGCAGAATATCCCGCAGAGAATAACAGGAAAGAAAAGATCACCCGCCTGATGATTGATTACGGCAGCGGTGCTTCAGCAACAGCAATCTCAAGAACCGTCGGACTGCCGGTTGCTGTGGCGGCTGATTTGATATTGCAAAATAAAGTGCAGCTTATCGGGGTACAAATTCCCACGCACCCGGCTATATATGAACGGGTACTGCCGGCATTGGTGGAAAACGGGATCAAATACACGGATGAGAATTATGAAGTATGA
- a CDS encoding pirin family protein translates to MEGLLTWRAIPVGDISAVDPFIFLNHHGPQVFPPDNNGLPFGPHPHRGFETVTFIIDGDVMHTDSSGGKSIITSGGVQWMTAGSGLIHAEVSSEDFMKNGGKEEVLQLWVNLPAKHKMAPPAYYGFQKHEMPSYISPDGKVSGSIISGSLGGIRGAVQTFHDVNLSLLSFNENGEFSAAVPPAMNILLYIVSGRVAVNGAEAVTRNLVSFGNEGDEVKITALEKSEVIFGFAPPLNEPVVSYGPFVMNTEDEIREAMRDYQSGKMGVWEE, encoded by the coding sequence ATGGAGGGGCTGCTTACCTGGCGGGCGATTCCGGTTGGTGATATATCAGCGGTTGATCCGTTTATTTTCCTTAATCACCACGGCCCGCAGGTGTTTCCTCCTGATAATAACGGGCTTCCGTTTGGGCCGCATCCGCACCGCGGATTTGAGACGGTGACTTTCATCATTGATGGCGATGTCATGCATACCGACTCATCCGGCGGAAAAAGCATCATCACATCAGGCGGAGTGCAGTGGATGACAGCGGGGAGCGGTTTGATTCATGCGGAAGTTTCTTCTGAAGATTTTATGAAGAACGGCGGAAAAGAAGAAGTGCTGCAGCTCTGGGTGAATCTTCCGGCGAAGCACAAAATGGCTCCTCCCGCCTATTACGGTTTTCAGAAGCATGAGATGCCTTCGTATATATCTCCGGACGGAAAAGTGTCCGGGAGTATCATCTCCGGCTCTCTTGGAGGTATCCGGGGAGCAGTGCAGACTTTTCATGATGTGAATCTTTCATTGCTATCGTTTAATGAGAACGGGGAGTTTTCTGCTGCAGTACCGCCTGCTATGAACATTCTTTTATATATTGTCAGCGGAAGGGTGGCGGTAAACGGTGCTGAGGCGGTAACACGGAATCTTGTTTCCTTCGGCAATGAAGGAGATGAAGTGAAAATTACAGCTCTTGAAAAGAGTGAAGTCATTTTTGGTTTTGCTCCTCCGCTTAATGAACCGGTGGTATCTTACGGCCCGTTTGTGATGAACACCGAGGATGAGATTCGTGAGGCAATGCGGGACTATCAGTCCGGTAAAATGGGAGTGTGGGAAGAGTAA
- a CDS encoding sulfide/dihydroorotate dehydrogenase-like FAD/NAD-binding protein: MYQIVKAEFIAPDVKRFTIQAPKIAKKRKAGQFVILRLDETGERIPITIADSDSEKGTITIIVQGVGKTTKKLNTLSSGDEIHDVVGPLGKPSHIENFGTAVSIGGGVGTAIAYPIAVALKQAGNHTIAISGARNKELVLLEKELQEVSDEVYITTDDGSYGYHGFVTQKLKELIDSGRKIDFVLAIGPIPMMRAVAETTRPYGIKTVVSLNPVMVDGTGMCGGCRATVDNKTVFVCVDGPEFDAHQVDFELLMKRNKTYGDWEKISLHDHLCNYDRIYDEFKNTQKEEPAVV, from the coding sequence ATGTACCAAATCGTAAAAGCAGAATTTATTGCACCGGATGTAAAGCGTTTCACCATCCAGGCACCAAAAATTGCAAAGAAACGCAAAGCCGGACAGTTTGTCATTCTCCGGCTGGATGAAACCGGAGAGAGAATACCCATCACCATAGCTGACTCCGACTCTGAAAAGGGTACAATTACCATAATTGTTCAGGGAGTAGGTAAGACTACAAAAAAGCTTAACACCCTCAGCTCAGGGGATGAAATACACGATGTGGTCGGTCCGCTCGGCAAACCCTCCCATATTGAAAATTTCGGAACCGCGGTGAGTATTGGCGGCGGCGTGGGCACTGCAATTGCTTACCCGATTGCAGTTGCGCTTAAGCAGGCGGGCAATCATACCATAGCTATTTCAGGAGCGCGGAATAAAGAACTGGTTCTTCTTGAGAAAGAACTTCAGGAAGTTTCCGATGAAGTATATATCACCACTGATGACGGCAGCTACGGCTATCATGGCTTTGTAACCCAGAAGTTAAAAGAGCTGATTGACTCAGGCAGAAAAATAGATTTTGTTTTAGCCATCGGCCCTATTCCCATGATGCGCGCGGTTGCTGAGACCACAAGACCTTACGGTATTAAAACAGTGGTCAGCTTAAACCCTGTTATGGTTGACGGCACGGGAATGTGCGGAGGATGCCGCGCAACGGTTGATAACAAAACCGTTTTCGTATGCGTTGACGGTCCTGAGTTTGATGCACATCAGGTGGATTTTGAACTGCTGATGAAGAGGAATAAAACCTACGGTGACTGGGAAAAAATTTCACTGCATGATCATCTCTGCAACTATGACCGTATATATGATGAATTTAAGAACACACAGAAAGAGGAGCCGGCAGTAGTATGA
- the gltA gene encoding NADPH-dependent glutamate synthase: protein MKIPRQPMPEQNPLERSGNFKEVNLGFTEELARMEAERCLQCPKPVCVEGCPVGVKIKDFIGLVAVGDFAGAAAKLKEDNALPAVCGRVCPQEEQCEAKCVTGVKGEPVAIGRLERFVADYEREKLGIRPAVVQPKKGKRVAVIGSGPAGLSCAGDLVQRGYDVTVFEALHEIGGVLIYGIPEFRLPKEIVKAEVNGLKELGVEFRTNAVIGFTDTIDELFEEGYDAVFVGVGAGLPYFMNIPGENYNGVYSANEFLTRVNLMKAYRFPEYDTPVFDCKDKTVAVFGGGNTAMDAVRTSKRLGAKRAMIIYRRSEKEMPARIEEVHHAKEEGIEFLMLTNPLEFTGDEAGWLRGVKLQKMELGEPDASGRRKPIPVEGSEYILPIDMAVVAIGNGSNPIIKNTTPDLEHNRRGNIVVDPETMKTTKEGVFAGGDIVTGGATVILAMGAGRKAAAAIDEYLMGNELNKN from the coding sequence ATGAAAATTCCCAGACAGCCGATGCCTGAACAGAATCCTCTGGAAAGAAGCGGCAACTTCAAAGAAGTAAATCTTGGTTTTACTGAAGAATTAGCAAGAATGGAAGCAGAACGCTGCCTTCAGTGCCCGAAGCCGGTCTGCGTTGAGGGATGTCCTGTTGGTGTAAAGATTAAAGATTTTATCGGTCTGGTTGCTGTTGGTGATTTCGCCGGAGCGGCCGCAAAACTTAAAGAAGATAATGCTTTGCCTGCTGTATGCGGAAGAGTCTGCCCGCAGGAAGAACAGTGTGAAGCAAAATGTGTAACCGGAGTAAAAGGTGAGCCGGTTGCTATTGGTCGTCTTGAGCGGTTTGTTGCTGATTATGAGAGGGAAAAACTCGGTATCCGTCCCGCCGTGGTTCAGCCGAAAAAAGGAAAAAGAGTTGCGGTAATAGGAAGCGGTCCGGCTGGTTTAAGCTGCGCTGGTGATCTGGTGCAGCGGGGATATGATGTAACCGTGTTTGAAGCGCTGCATGAAATCGGCGGAGTGCTTATATACGGCATACCTGAGTTCCGTTTACCAAAAGAAATTGTAAAAGCTGAAGTAAACGGATTGAAAGAACTTGGTGTTGAGTTCAGAACCAATGCGGTAATCGGTTTTACTGATACCATAGATGAACTCTTTGAAGAAGGATATGATGCAGTTTTTGTTGGTGTGGGCGCAGGACTTCCTTACTTTATGAATATTCCCGGTGAAAACTATAACGGTGTATATTCGGCAAATGAATTCCTTACCAGAGTTAATCTGATGAAGGCATACCGGTTCCCAGAGTATGATACTCCGGTGTTCGACTGCAAGGATAAAACCGTTGCGGTCTTCGGCGGAGGCAATACAGCTATGGATGCAGTGCGCACGTCAAAACGTCTCGGTGCTAAGAGAGCAATGATTATCTACCGCCGTTCTGAAAAAGAAATGCCTGCAAGAATTGAAGAAGTTCATCACGCTAAGGAGGAGGGGATTGAGTTCCTTATGCTGACCAATCCGCTTGAATTTACCGGAGATGAAGCCGGCTGGCTCCGTGGTGTAAAACTCCAGAAGATGGAACTCGGCGAGCCGGATGCATCCGGAAGAAGAAAGCCGATACCGGTAGAAGGTTCTGAATATATACTGCCGATAGATATGGCAGTTGTGGCAATCGGAAATGGCTCAAATCCGATCATTAAAAACACTACGCCTGATCTTGAACATAACAGACGGGGCAATATTGTGGTTGATCCGGAGACGATGAAGACAACTAAGGAGGGTGTTTTTGCAGGAGGTGATATCGTGACCGGCGGAGCAACAGTAATCCTCGCAATGGGAGCCGGAAGAAAAGCCGCCGCTGCCATAGATGAATATCTGATGGGTAATGAATTAAATAAAAATTAA
- a CDS encoding nitronate monooxygenase: MMNWKVISGGMGVGVSSPRLANVVSKMGGLGTLSGVAADRWLARMLQHGDPDGKIRAALSHFPFKETAKRIIDTFFVEGGISPNQSFKTVPVFTFKTPKSLIDLTVCANFVLVMLAKEACASPVNINYLEKIQTPHVYSFAGAMLAGVDFITMGAGIPLQVPGVLDSLAEGKPACYRINVEGRSEPAVQKFDLAEHFKEEIPKLKRPGFFPIISSNLLADLFMTKSSGSIEGFIVELPTAGGHNAAPRGKFPLNEKGEPVYGVKDAIDFNKIVKHNKPFWIGGSYASPDLIKYAQGLGAKGVQVGTIFALSEESGMNKEYKDKIRKLAFNNQLVVKTDLLASPTGFPFKVIQLPGTLSDANVYEARSRICNQGYLTTPFARPDGIIGFRCASERLDQYIRKGGKIEDSEERRCLCNGLIAASELTNPGEPPIFTLGDDTSFLKHLMKHEDDTYTAADAMNYLLSEEV, from the coding sequence ATGATGAACTGGAAAGTAATATCCGGCGGAATGGGTGTCGGAGTTTCAAGCCCAAGACTGGCTAATGTTGTTTCAAAGATGGGCGGGCTCGGCACTCTTTCCGGAGTTGCGGCAGACCGCTGGCTTGCCCGTATGCTTCAGCATGGTGATCCGGATGGTAAAATACGGGCTGCCCTCAGCCACTTCCCTTTTAAGGAAACAGCAAAGCGCATTATTGATACCTTTTTTGTTGAAGGCGGTATTTCACCGAACCAGTCATTTAAAACCGTTCCCGTGTTTACCTTTAAAACACCAAAAAGTCTCATTGACCTGACTGTCTGCGCAAATTTTGTTCTGGTGATGCTCGCTAAAGAAGCTTGCGCCTCACCGGTCAATATCAATTATCTTGAAAAAATTCAAACACCCCATGTTTACAGCTTTGCCGGAGCTATGCTTGCGGGAGTTGACTTTATTACCATGGGTGCCGGTATCCCATTACAGGTGCCGGGAGTTCTCGACTCCCTGGCTGAGGGTAAACCTGCATGTTACCGCATAAATGTTGAGGGACGATCTGAGCCTGCTGTGCAGAAGTTTGACCTTGCAGAGCATTTTAAAGAAGAGATTCCGAAATTAAAGCGGCCGGGTTTTTTTCCGATAATCTCCTCCAATCTTCTGGCAGATCTATTTATGACAAAGTCATCCGGCAGCATTGAGGGTTTTATTGTTGAACTCCCTACTGCGGGGGGACATAATGCAGCTCCAAGAGGCAAGTTTCCGCTTAATGAAAAAGGGGAGCCGGTTTATGGGGTAAAGGACGCAATTGATTTTAATAAAATTGTTAAGCATAACAAACCATTCTGGATTGGCGGCTCTTATGCTTCTCCTGATCTGATAAAGTATGCTCAAGGGCTTGGGGCAAAAGGTGTACAGGTGGGTACTATCTTTGCACTTTCAGAGGAGTCAGGTATGAATAAAGAATACAAGGATAAAATTAGAAAGCTGGCATTTAATAATCAGCTTGTTGTTAAAACAGATCTTCTTGCTTCACCTACTGGTTTTCCTTTTAAAGTAATTCAGTTACCGGGCACGCTTTCAGATGCTAATGTATATGAAGCGCGTTCAAGGATATGCAATCAGGGTTATCTGACCACACCGTTTGCACGCCCTGACGGCATAATCGGGTTCAGATGCGCCTCTGAACGTCTTGACCAATACATACGCAAAGGGGGTAAAATTGAAGATAGCGAAGAGCGCCGCTGTTTGTGCAACGGACTTATTGCTGCGTCTGAACTTACCAATCCGGGTGAGCCACCCATCTTTACCCTTGGTGATGATACCAGCTTCCTGAAGCACCTGATGAAACATGAGGATGACACCTACACTGCTGCCGATGCGATGAATTATCTGCTAAGTGAGGAAGTTTAA